A window of the Loxodonta africana isolate mLoxAfr1 chromosome 3, mLoxAfr1.hap2, whole genome shotgun sequence genome harbors these coding sequences:
- the ANGPTL7 gene encoding angiopoietin-related protein 7: MMLEKTLSTVTWLCIFIMAFVSHPVWPQKPPKHKTPAQFKAATCCEEVKELKAQITNLSSLLSELSQKQERDWVSVVMQVMELESNSKRMEVRLTEAEGKYSEMNNQIDIMQLQAAQTVTQTSADAIYDCSSLHQKNYRISGVYKLPPDDFLGSPELEVFCDMVTSGGGWTIIQRRKSGLVSFYRDWKQYKQGFGSIRGDFWLGNEHIHRLSRRPTRLRVEMEDWEGNMRYAEYSHFVLGNELNSYRLFLGNYSGNVGNDALLYHNNTAFSTKDKDNDNCLDKCAQLRKGGYWYNCCTDSNLNGVYYRLGEHNKHLDGITWYGWHGSTYSLKRVEMKIRPEDFKP, encoded by the exons ATGATGCTGGAAAAGACTCTCTCCACTGTGACCTGGCTCTGCATTTTCATCATGGCCTTTGTTAGCCACCCAGTGTGGCCACAGAAGCCCCCTAAGCACAAGACACCTGCACAGTTCAAAGCGGCCACCTGCTGTGAGGAGGTGAAGGAGCTCAAGGCCCAAATCACCAACCTGAGCAGCCTGCTGAGTGAACTGAGCCAGAAGCAGGAGAGGGACTGGGTCAGCGTGGTCATGCAGGTGATGGAGCTGGAGAGCAACAGCAAACGCATGGAGGTGCGGCTCACAGAGGCTGAGGGCAAGTACTCTGAGATGAACAACCAGATCGACATTATGCAGTTGCAGGCAGCGCAGACTGTCACACAGACCTCGGCAG ACGCCATCTATGACTGCTCTTCCCTCCACCAGAAGAACTACCGCATCTCTGGAGTATACAAGCTGCCTCCCGATGACTTCCTGGGCAGCCCTGAGCTGGAG GTGTTCTGTGACATGGTGACTTCAGGCGGCGGCTGGACCATCATTCAGAGACGGAAGAGTGGCCTCGTCTCCTTCTACCGGGACTGGAAGCAGTACAAGCAGGGCTTTGGCAGTATCCGTGGGGACTTCTGGCTGGGGAATGAGCACATCCACCGGCTCTCCCGTCGGCCAACCCGGCTACGTGTGGAAATGGAG GACTGGGAGGGCAACATGCGCTATGCTGAGTACAGCCACTTTGTTCTGGGCAATGAACTGAATAGCTACCGCCTTTTCCTGGGGAACTACAGTGGCAATGTGGGGAACGACGCCCTCCTCTATCATAACAATACAGCCTTCAGCACGAAGGACAAGGACAATGACAACTGCTTGGACAAGTGCGCACAGCTCCGCAAAG GTGGATACTGGTACAACTGCTGTACAGACTCCAACCTCAATGGAGTTTACTACCGCCTCGGAGAGCACAACAAGCACCTGGATGGCATCACCTGGTATGGCTGGCATGGGTCTACTTACTCCCTCAAACGAGTGGAGATGAAAATCCGCCCAGAAGACTTCAAGCCCTAA